One genomic window of Glycine max cultivar Williams 82 chromosome 16, Glycine_max_v4.0, whole genome shotgun sequence includes the following:
- the LOC100801236 gene encoding 50S ribosomal protein L6, chloroplastic, whose amino-acid sequence MASSVTSSFRISNLKSVFVGETNKLRVSSVPGAHVGFNRKTVECKESRIGKQPIPVPSNVTVKLEGQDIQVKGPLGELALTYPREVLVEREESGTLRVKKAVETRRANQMHGLFRTLTDNLVIGVSKGFDKKLQLVGVGYRAMVEGNEVVLNLGFSHPVKMTIPDGLKVKVEENTRITVSGYDKSEVGQFAASIRKWRPPEPYKGKGVKYADEIVRRKEGKAGKKK is encoded by the exons ATGGCTTCCTCAGTTACTTCCTCTTTTCGCATCAG CAATTTGAAGTCGGTTTTTGTTGGTGAGACTAATAAACTCAGAGTTTCAAGTGTTCCTGGTGCTCATGTTGGTTTCAATAGAAAGACTGTAGAATGTAAGGAATCACGAATTGGGAAGCAACCAATTCCTGTGCCATCCAATGTCACAGTCAAATTGGAAGGACAGGATATACAAGTGAAAGGTCCTTTGGGTGAACTTGCATTAACTTATCCTCGAGAAGTGTTGGTTGAGAGGGAAGAGTCAGGGACTCTAAGGGTTAAAAAGGCAGTTGAAACCAGAAGGGCCAATCAAATGCATGGGCTTTTTAG GACACTTACAGACAACCTGGTGATTGGAGTATCTAAAGGTTTTGACAAGAAACTTCAACTTGTTGGTGTTGGTTATCGTGCTATGGTAGAAGGAAACGAAGTTGTGCTGAATCTTGGATTTTCTCATCCTGTTAAGATGACAATCCCTGATGGCCTCAAAGTGAAGGTGGAGGAAAACACCAGAATCACAGTTAGTGGGTATGACAAATCTGAGGTTGGCCAGTTTGCTGCTTCAATTAGGAAGTGGAGACCCCCAGAACCATACAAAGGAAAGGGTGTCAAATATGCTGATGAAATTGTAAGGAGAAAGGAAGGAAAAGCAGGGAAGAAGAAGTAA
- the LOC100802676 gene encoding heavy metal-associated isoprenylated plant protein 31 codes for MSNMIEVRVPNLDCEGCASKLKKALFKLKGVDEVEVEMEAQKITVRGYGLEEKKVLKAIKRAGKAAEPWPFPGHAHFSSFYKYPSYIVNHYYDAYKSEATNGVHTFFHTPAVYSVAVASDEAFASLFSDDNPHACTIM; via the exons ATGTCT AATATGATAGAGGTGAGAGTTCCAAATCTTGATTGTGAAGGATGTGcttcaaaattaaagaaagctCTCTTCAAGCTCAAAG GAGTAGATGAGGTGGAAGTTGAAATGGAAGCACAAAAAATAACAGTGAGGGGCTATGGTTTGGAGGAAAAGAAGGTTCTTAAGGCAATCAAACGTGCAGGGAAAGCAGCAGAACCATGGCCATTTCCAGGGCATGCTCATTTTTCCTCATTTTACAAGTACCCTAGTTACATTGTTAACCATTACTATGATGCATACAAAAGTGAAGCTACCAATGGAGTCCACACTTTCTTCCACACCCCTGCAGTGTATTCAGTTGCTGTGGCATCTGATGAAGCCTTTGCTTCTCTCTTTAGTGATGATAACCCACATGCTTGCACTATAATGTAA